Proteins co-encoded in one Papaver somniferum cultivar HN1 chromosome 5, ASM357369v1, whole genome shotgun sequence genomic window:
- the LOC113279455 gene encoding uncharacterized protein LOC113279455, which yields MSGASAAIADDLLQSITGVVNLWLAGKCPPILGEIVASAPLTPLLKPGGGLRPIAVGTICRRLCSKLAANSFCKDLDSYLGNCQYGIGIPCGGEGILHSANRLLDLHGSDNTKSMLLIDFSNAFNLVDRSTIIREVRAHCPSISHWVEFCYMKPARLYYRDHILSSTQGMQHGDPLGPLLFALALHPLVEKIATNCTLDFHAWYLDDDTIAGDTMEVSKALKILQDDGPGYGLHLNISKTKLFWPSYDLRRDADNAFPANIGKPKDGVKLLGGPVSLDTNFCSNIVMHRVDKTIRLMDKIQELHDPQCELLLLRSCTGVSRLYFSLRTTCPKALQTVADRFDDYLMQYLRRLVVGDGAGFGLVQQRLSTLPIKDGGIGILTMSDTMKYCYLASQAQTQHLQNSILKLPITADLCPGFHSVLQGFTQACGISSPDFNIKDTAPQYMKSLEAIYFGAVREKVPSSFSLSSCEATVWQCNRAYHAMDFLKAIPIPCLNQAVGPRKFSYVLQYRLAIRLFEEDNKCSCCGKIMDIFGDHAIHFASEVGLTFRHDLVKDILADMCYRAGVVARKEVSLSSTTRIFDQRISWFIIRKMVEMFVLMSQESLHSLMLELATSYQVMPFLQISPARTINTWMLALHSVMVLVCWPFPLLVSLVRIF from the coding sequence ATGAGTGGTGCTAGTGCTGCAATCGCTGATGACTTGCTGCAGTCGATTACCGGAGTGGTGAATCTATGGCTCGCAGGTAAATGCCCTCCAATCCTTGGTGAAATTGTAGCCAGTGCACCATTGACACCACTGCTCAAACCTGGTGGTGGTTTGAGACCCATTGCGGTGGGTACCATATGTCGCAGATTATGTTCCAAATTGGCAGCCAACTCATTTTGTAAGGACCTGGATTCTTACCTTGGAAATTGCCAATATGGCATTGGCATTCCGTGCGGCGGGGAGGGGATTTTACACTCTGCAAATAGATTGCTTGATTTGCATGGATCCGATAACACAAAATCTATGTTGCTAATAGATTTTTCGAACGCTTTCAATCTTGTCGATCGGTCCACTATCATCAGGGAGGTACGTGCACACTGTCCTAGCATTTCACATTGGGTGGAATTTTGCTATATGAAACCCGCCAGGCTATACTATCGAGATCACATTCTCTCCTCGACACAAGGTATGCAGCATGGCGACCCTCTCGGTCCCCTATTATTTGCCTTGGCTTTACACCCGCTCGTCGAGAAGATTGCAACTAACTGTACTCTAGATTTCCATGCCTGGTATCTGGACGACGACACCATAGCAGGGGACACTATGGAAGTATCCAAAGCTCTGAAGATTCTTCAAGACGATGGACCAGGCTACGGGTTGCATCTGAATATTTCGAAGACGAAGTTATTTTGGCCTTCTTATGATCTGAGAAGGGATGCTGATAATGCTTTTCCTGCGAATATTGGTAAGCCTAAGGATGGTGTGAAATTGCTTGGTGGACCAGTCAGCCTAGATACGAACTTCTGCAGCAATATAGTGATGCATAGGGTAGATAAAACCATTCGGCTTATGGACAAGATTCAAGAGTTGCATGATCCTCAATGTGAACTCTTGCTTTTACGCAGTTGTACTGGAGTATCGAGGTTATATTTTTCCCTGCGCACCACCTGCCCCAAGGCGCTACAGACTGTTGCTGATCGCTTTGATGATTATCTCATGCAATATCTTCGTCGCCTTGTGGTCGGAGATGGGGCTGGTTTTGGCTTAGTCCAGCAAAGACTATCCACTCTCCCCATCAAAGATGGAGGTATTGGTATACTTACTATGTCAGATACTATGAAGTACTGCTACCTTGCATCTCAGGCACAGACCCAGCATTTGCAGAATTCTATTTTGAAGTTGCCTATAACAGCTGACCTATGTCCTGGTTTTCATAGTGTATTACAGGGTTTCACGCAAGCTTGTGGGATTTCCTCTCCGGATTTCAACATTAAAGATACCGCCCCCCAATACATGAAGTCTTTGGAGGCTATCTACTTTGGTGCAGTTCGGGAAAAGGTACCCTCTAGCTTCTCTTTATCTTCGTGTGAGGCTACTGTTTGGCAATGCAATAGAGCATACCATGCTATGGACTTCCTTAAGGCAATTCCTATACCTTGCCTTAATCAGGCTGTTGGGCCTAGGAAGTTTAGCTATGTCCTACAATACCGTTTGGCCATACGCCTTTTTGAGGAAGACAACAAGTGTTCCTGTTGTGGCAAGATTATGGATATCTTTGGCGACCACGCCATTCATTTCGCTAGCGAGGTTGGGCTTACATTCAGACATGATTTAGTAAAAGATATCTTGGCAGATATGTGTTATAGGGCCGGTGTTGTAGCTAGAAAAGAGGTCTCTTTGTCATCAACAACAAGGATCTTCGACCAGCGGATATCATGGTTTATAATTAGGAAGATGGTAGAGATGTTTGTCTTGATGTCACAGGAGTCTCTCCATTCACTAATGCTAGAACTCGCAACTTCATACCAGGTCATGCCATTTCTGCAGATATCACCCGCAAGAACAATAAATACTTGGATGCTTGCACTTCACTCGGTTATGGTTTTGGTGTGTTGGCCTTTTCCACTTTTGGTGAGCTTGGTAcggattttttaa